A genomic region of Gammaproteobacteria bacterium contains the following coding sequences:
- a CDS encoding MerR family transcriptional regulator has protein sequence MNERRVVEWLNEEMRLTLSELRDALAVSDATWEALVDEGIVDPVCDQFTGLDLRRARQAIVLHEQLEINWAGVALILELLERIQQLEARLASMGYH, from the coding sequence ATGAACGAGCGACGAGTGGTTGAGTGGCTTAACGAAGAAATGCGTCTAACGTTGTCTGAGCTTCGCGATGCGCTTGCCGTATCGGACGCGACGTGGGAGGCTTTGGTTGACGAGGGAATTGTCGATCCTGTTTGTGACCAGTTCACTGGTCTTGATTTGCGCCGCGCGCGCCAGGCAATTGTGTTGCACGAGCAGCTGGAGATCAATTGGGCCGGGGTGGCCCTGATTCTTGAACTGCTGGAGCGGATTCAGCAACTGGAAGCTAGACTAGCGAGTATGGGTTACCATTGA